The DNA region GGATCCGCCGCACGTGTGTATTCAAAATTGACCAAAGAGGCGGCCGCGGGCGTGACCATAGCCATGCACACAACCACGGCTAACGAGAGGAGCTTTCGCATAATTCAAATCCTTTAACAGACCAAAACAAAGTGACGCCAAAGGCCGAAGCGCCTTGAGGCAGCAGATTTGACGTCACATTACGTTAGGGGACGCGCGTCGGACGGGACAACGCCCCCCAACCACCAGTTTGGTTCAGGAATTCGCACGAATTTTAGCGATGGGACGTTTTTTCGGGACAGCGGCGCCGTTGGGGCCGGTTGGCCCGGGAGGATCGCGGTGCCTACAGGAAGACCAAGGCGTTGATGATGGCGGCTTTGCCGACGGCCTCCGCATTGGTGCGGGCGTTTAGTTTACCGCGCGCGGACGCCAGTAATTTGGCAAAGGCCCGTTCGCTGATCTTCATCGACCGGGCCGCATCTGCCGCCCGGTCGCCCCGCGCCAAGGCCGATACGGCATCGCGTTCGCGAACGGTCAGCCGCACCCGAGCCGCCAGCGTGCCATTGGTTAAGACGGCACCATGCATTGCCATCGCCGTGGCCCGGATGTCCTCGGCCATGTCAGCAATGCGGGCGCTGGGGTCGTCTGCGGCCGACAGTGTGATGGCCATTCCGACGAACCCGGGGCCCGCGGGGAACCCCAGCACCATCATGTGCCGCGCGCCATCGTCCTGGCAGGCACGATAAAATGCGGCGAGGGTGGGCGGTTGCCCCATGGGATCAAGGGCCACGGATGGAACACTCACCGGCGCGTTGAACAGGCTGAGCGCCGCGGGTTGCCCCGCCAACCCGTTATTCGCCCGGAATGCGGCCTCGATCTGAGGAGGGGCGAGGAAGGCGTCAATTATGTCGCCCCGCAGGAACCCCTGCACCGAGTGGGGCAAGAAGCAGTAGTAGACGTGCTGCGCGCCCACCTCCGACAGGGTCTCTTTGACTGCCGCAAGCGCCTGCTCCACACTGGTCGATGTGCGCAGCCGTGCCGCGAAAGTGCGGTCCGTCGCACCCCCCGGCAGCATGGCGTTCGTAGCCGACGGCCAGCAATGAAACGCATCGAGCTGATCATCGGGGATCAGCTCCGTGACGGCCCGGACAAGGGCAGTCGTCGTTTCGACCGCGAACGTCCGGCGGAGGTCGGCCAGATG from Jannaschia sp. CCS1 includes:
- a CDS encoding LuxR C-terminal-related transcriptional regulator; its protein translation is MVRRIAQNETFHGTAAGQAPNVADLAHTFNLSERQAQCVALLRMGTPVQGVAEVLSISTSTLEKHLADLRRTFAVETTTALVRAVTELIPDDQLDAFHCWPSATNAMLPGGATDRTFAARLRTSTSVEQALAAVKETLSEVGAQHVYYCFLPHSVQGFLRGDIIDAFLAPPQIEAAFRANNGLAGQPAALSLFNAPVSVPSVALDPMGQPPTLAAFYRACQDDGARHMMVLGFPAGPGFVGMAITLSAADDPSARIADMAEDIRATAMAMHGAVLTNGTLAARVRLTVRERDAVSALARGDRAADAARSMKISERAFAKLLASARGKLNARTNAEAVGKAAIINALVFL